A window of Streptomyces sp. NBC_01241 genomic DNA:
TGCCGAGGACGCGGGCCGTGGTGTCGCTGGAGGACGCGGCTGCCGCGGCCGTCGTCTGCTTGTCCGCGGTCTGCGCGGTGGCGTCGGCACCGCTCTTGTCGCCGGCGCTCGCGCCGTGCTCGCCGGCGGTCGCCGCGGTCAGCTTGAGGACCGGTGCCGGGCTCTCGGGCTCCTCGGCCCCGTCCTTCTGCTCCTCGATCCAGCGGACGACTTCCTTGTTGTCGTACGTCTGGATGGCCTTGAACACCAACTGGTCGGTGTCCTCGGGAAGCTGGCCGATGGAGAGCGGGAACTGCTGGAAGTCGCCCGGGCGGATGCCGCGGTCGTTCTTGTCGCCCGTGGCGGTCCAGGTGACCTTGGAAACGGCCTCGTTGATCTTCTGGCCGTGCATGTCCAGCGGCTTGGCCAGCTTGCTCTTGGTGACCTGGATGTCCCAGCCGGGCACGGCCTGCGGCATGACGGAGGCCAGCGGGTGGTCGGTCGGGAAGTTGACCTCGACCTTGGTCGTCGAGGCGTTGTCGCGCTCGTTGGGGACCTTGAAGTTGACGGTGGCGTAGCCGCCCTTGGCGGCCTCGCCCTGCGGCTGCACGCTGACGTGCGCGGAGGCCGTACCGGCGAGGATCAGGACGGTGGACGCGGCGACGCCGCCGGCGAGGGCGATGCGGGAAACGTTCATGACAGGGATCACTCCACAAAGGCACGAAGAAAAGGTGGTCCGGCGCGCGGGTGCGCGACGGCATCGCGACACCTCTTCCCCACATGCGGCGTACGTGCACAACGTGTACGGCACCGACTGGTGCGACACCGGCTCGAACGCGCCGGGTGGTCCGTGCGCCGGGTGGTCCGTGCGTCGAGTGGTGCGTACGTCAGTGGTGCGTGCATCGGGCGGAGGGTGTCGCGTCAGGCTGCGAGTGCGTATGCGGGTGGCGGCCCGCGCCTGATCACCATGTGCTGCAACGGGTCCCCGGTAGCGGGAGCCGGGGCGTCGGCCGCGGTACGGAGGGTGCGCGGCCCGGTCGCCGGGCCGCCGGGAAGTCCGGCGCGCAGGGCGTTCACGAGCGCGAGCGCGGCGCGCAGCGCACGCAGCCGGGCCCCGGCGGCGACCTGTTGGGCGCCGTGTGCGGAGAGCCGGGCCAGCCGGAACAGGGCGATCTCGCCGCGCCGCAGCAGCCAGCCGCTGGCCACGGCGGCCAGCAGGTGGCCGAGCAGCATGGGCAGGCTGGGCAGCAGACCGGCGAGGCCGGCCGGGTCCGAGACGGCTGTGGAGGCCATGTGCTGGTGGCCCCGGGGCACCACCGACGCCGGGTCGATGCCCGCGGTGGTGACGATGCGGTGCGCTTCGGCGGCGTTCAACTGCGCCGGGCCCATGCCGCACACGAGGCCGGCCGCGAACCGGATCAGTGGGTCCTCGCCCGCCGCGGTGTCCGTCGGGGCGGGGTGCGTCCCCACGCCGAAGAGGGTGTGCAGGGCGACCTGTCCGCCGGCCAGTGCGGCGACGATGGACGGCAGCGAGCGCTCGCGTCCGGCGAGCGGTGCCACCACCGCGAAGACCCCCAGGAATCCGGCGAGCAGGGTCCACCAGGGAACGGCCGCGCAGGAAGCCAGGGAGTGACCTGCCGCGGACAGCGCGATGCAGACCGCGGTGAACACCGCGGCCCTCAGAAGCCGCAGACCGGCTCCCGCGCGTGCGACAGGCATAGACATGGCGGGGCCATCATCGCACCGCGCCTGGGGCCTCCGTACGGCAGGTCCGGAAGGTCACCTTCCATCCGATGGGATGCGGTCGGGGCTGCTGTGGCCGGGTTCGGACACCGGGCGGTGAGATCAGCCGGGTTCGGCATACACGGGTGTACGGAGTGCTGGTATCCGCCGAATGAGCGGTCTCACATCCGGTCTGTGCTTACGAACGCCCCTGCGCGGCAATACGTATCGGTATGTCGAGCCGCAGCCAGGAGGCTGGAGCATGAGCATCTGGTGGTCCCTCCATTTGCGGCGCGAGGCTGCGAGCGTTCCGCTCGCCCGGCGTTTCCTGCTGGGCACGATGGAGACCGCGGGCGTGGATCCGGAGATCTCCTTCGACCTGTCGGTCGCGCTCACCGAGGCCTGTGCGAACGCCGTTGAGCACGGCGGCGACCACAGGGTCCAGGGTGAGCAGAGCGACGACCGGGATCCGTGGGACGTATGGGACGAGCTGCCCGGGACGGCCTCCGGGCAGTACCGGGTCACCGCCTATCTGGACGGCGAGAAGTGCCGTATCGAAGTCGCCGATTCGGGGCCGGGTTTCCCCGCCAGGCGGACGCTGCGCACGTCCGCGCAGCAGCGCGATCCCCTGCAGTACCCGCCGCTCGGCGCGGAGGACGGCCGGGGGCTCTGTCTGATCGAGCAGCTCGCCGACCATGTGCACTTCGGCAACCGTCCCGGCTGTGGAGCCGTGGTGAGCTTCGACAAGGTCCTGAAATGGCGGAAGGACGCCCTGCTCATGGTGTCCTGAGCGGGGCGCCCTTCGGCGCGTGGAACCCGTGACCGGGCCTGCCGGGCAGGCCGGGCCGT
This region includes:
- a CDS encoding YcnI family copper-binding membrane protein, with amino-acid sequence MNVSRIALAGGVAASTVLILAGTASAHVSVQPQGEAAKGGYATVNFKVPNERDNASTTKVEVNFPTDHPLASVMPQAVPGWDIQVTKSKLAKPLDMHGQKINEAVSKVTWTATGDKNDRGIRPGDFQQFPLSIGQLPEDTDQLVFKAIQTYDNKEVVRWIEEQKDGAEEPESPAPVLKLTAATAGEHGASAGDKSGADATAQTADKQTTAAAAASSSDTTARVLGIVGIVIGIAGVAFGVLAGRRRVA
- a CDS encoding ATP-binding protein, giving the protein MSIWWSLHLRREAASVPLARRFLLGTMETAGVDPEISFDLSVALTEACANAVEHGGDHRVQGEQSDDRDPWDVWDELPGTASGQYRVTAYLDGEKCRIEVADSGPGFPARRTLRTSAQQRDPLQYPPLGAEDGRGLCLIEQLADHVHFGNRPGCGAVVSFDKVLKWRKDALLMVS